The Musa acuminata AAA Group cultivar baxijiao chromosome BXJ3-6, Cavendish_Baxijiao_AAA, whole genome shotgun sequence region TAAGGACAATTCTAATTTTAGCAAAACTAAGAAACACCAAATAAAGTTGTCTCTTAAATAAATGTCATGTTCCCAACTTCAGATATAGCTAACTTGATAAACTGACTTGCAATGCAGATCAGACTGCAGATGAACAAAAATTGGGGTCACCAAATATTTGATGCCATCCAAATAAGATTGCACCTAAACATATACCAACACTTTGATTCATAATCCACTTTTTGCCAACAATGTAACAAGAACTTAGGACTTGTTATCAAGGAAGAGACAGGTCCTTATTTGAATCCATTGGTTGACATCGAATAATATCCTACGTAAAAGTGCTTATGGATATCATAGAAAGTCCATGGAGCTACACAAAATGCCATCAAGTGAGCTGATAAATAAAAATTCTAACCAAACCTCACTACTTTGAATTTTTCCTCAATTAAAAACTCATAACCATAATGGTTTTGGAATTTCAAGTCTACTTCAAGAACAAGCTGCATATGTACCATTGGACAACCATATTTTAAACCTCAAATGAAATAGTTTGCTGCATGATCACCCAATTATGAAATCTTTGAATCTGTCACCTTTTTCTCCACTCAATCTTCAAAATTCAAAACTATTGTTTCAAAGGAAATACGTAAATAGTGGGACTCCCAATAATAAGTTCTGGGAATGGCAAGAATACCCTGCAATAGAAGCTCCGGCAAGCAACTAAACAGACTCTTATGCACATATAATATAAATGGAAAGGTGGTGAAGAAGCCGGTGTACCACCATAGTCAGATTGTCCGAGCACATAccgtactcttgaaatcacaaaatataaaatcaagaaAAGCCAGATACAAAAAGGCGAATATATGTTTACTATCACTGACTAATTGGCTCCAGAGAAGTTCAAGATTGTAACAAAACCAGTAAATATCATTTTGAATCAAACAAAGCAATCCTGCAGAAGGCCTAAGGTATACAGCAGTCGCCTCAGTGAAATCAGAATTACATGGTACATAGTGAAACAAGTAGATTCTTTTAATAGTGTACAATGAATTAACAAACTatttcaaatatgatatcataaattaattcataaaacattttaaatatgatgaaTGCATCTTAGATGAGCCATTGGTGGTCCCATGTAAAAAACTCCTACAAATGAGCGGTCCAAAGAGGACTATTGTACGCTATATTCATAACTCAACTCTCCATCATCTATATTGCAAGGCAACAACCTTATTGTGACGCCTAGCCTCGCCCTGACCTTAGATGAGGAATGTTACTCTCTTTAGATCAGAAAATGAGTTTTCAGACATGTAGAAAAGACTATGCACATATAAATTAAGCTATGAACTAAAATTCTAATAAAGAGAAGCACCAAGGTTAAAAAAGGTAAGAGTAAATTGAATTTAAAGAAcaataaaaacataaaataacAAGGATCCACCTCTGTTGCCTCCTTCTTGGCGGCTGCAGGGGCCTTCTTTTTCCTACCAATCTCGACACCGTAATGCTGGAGGTACCAATGCTTGAAGGGGGTAGCATCAACCTGCACGATGGCACTCTTCACAAGGGTCTGCGTCCTCACAAGTTCGTTGTTCGAAGCATTGTAGACCACATCAAGGATACGGGTCTTGCGAGTCACAGCCTCACTCCCCCATGAGTAATTCCCAGTGTCCAACCGGAGGGCCCTCCACTTCACATTGCCTCCTCGCACTCGAACCCTCCTCACTGTTTTGTTGCTGGAGAGTTTTGTGTTCGCCGGCTGCCTTCCCAATTCATACCTTTCAAAGGATAAAAACAGatacaaaaacaaatttaaatagAATAAAAGAAATTAAACCAAGGTGACTAAACACtcaaattagatcaaataaatgtcTAATAGCACAAAAGACAATCAACAAATTACATCAGGAATCGAACCTTGCTGGATCAACAGCAAGAATAAATCGAAGCCATAGTAATTCGAACAAATAAAGAACTCGTAAAAATTCACACGTCAAAACCCTGTCTCTTCGTTGGATACTTGGGGAAATCAAACAAAAGTGCACGAAAACCCAACTGCAAGCGAATAATAAAAATACGAGATTGAGGTACAAAAGCAACGCAACGACCTATGGTTAACCGGCTGAACAGAACAACCAGT contains the following coding sequences:
- the LOC135640363 gene encoding small ribosomal subunit protein eS8-like; this translates as MGISRDSMHKRRATGGKKKAWRKKRKYELGRQPANTKLSSNKTVRRVRVRGGNVKWRALRLDTGNYSWGSEAVTRKTRILDVVYNASNNELVRTQTLVKSAIVQVDATPFKHWYLQHYGVEIGRKKKAPAAAKKEATEVPEGEAAAEEAKKSNHVTRKLEKRQQGRTLDPHIEEQFGAGRLLACISSRPGQCGRADGYILEGKELEFYMKKIQRKKGKGAGAAA